Proteins from a single region of Pseudomonas quebecensis:
- the waaF gene encoding lipopolysaccharide heptosyltransferase II, with the protein MNILIVGPSWVGDMVMAQTLFQCLRLRHPDCQIDVLAPEWSRPILERMPEVRKALSFPLGHGALELATRRRIGKSLAGQYDQAILLPNSLKSALVPYFAGIPKRTGWRGEFRYVLLNDVRTLDKARYPLMIERFMALAYAPGAELPTPYPRPSLRIDPVTRDAALAKFGLSLDRPVLALCPGAEFGESKRWPSEHYAKVAEMKIREGWQVWLFGSKNDHSVGEDIRQRLIPGLREEAVNLSGDTSLAEAIDLLSCADAVVSNDSGLMHVAAALNRPLVAVYGSTSPGFTPPLADKVEVVRLGLDCSPCFERTCRFGHYNCLRQLLPQPVSEALQRLQGDVVEVH; encoded by the coding sequence ATGAATATTCTGATCGTTGGGCCCAGTTGGGTCGGTGACATGGTGATGGCACAGACACTGTTCCAGTGCCTGCGCCTTCGCCATCCAGATTGCCAGATCGACGTGCTCGCCCCTGAGTGGAGTCGGCCGATCCTGGAACGCATGCCCGAAGTGCGCAAGGCCTTGAGCTTTCCGCTCGGCCACGGCGCTCTGGAGCTTGCGACCCGTCGTCGCATCGGCAAATCCCTGGCCGGCCAGTACGACCAGGCGATCCTGCTGCCCAACTCGCTCAAGTCCGCGCTGGTGCCGTACTTTGCCGGCATCCCCAAGCGCACCGGCTGGCGTGGCGAATTTCGCTATGTGCTGCTCAATGATGTGCGTACGTTGGACAAGGCACGCTACCCGCTGATGATCGAACGCTTCATGGCCCTGGCCTATGCGCCCGGTGCCGAGTTGCCCACGCCGTATCCGCGTCCGAGCCTGCGGATCGACCCGGTCACCCGCGACGCGGCGCTGGCCAAGTTCGGCCTGAGCCTGGATCGCCCGGTGCTGGCGCTGTGCCCCGGTGCCGAGTTTGGCGAGTCCAAGCGCTGGCCCTCGGAGCATTACGCCAAGGTCGCCGAGATGAAGATCCGCGAAGGCTGGCAGGTGTGGCTGTTCGGCTCGAAGAACGATCACTCGGTGGGCGAAGACATCCGCCAGCGCCTGATTCCGGGCCTGCGCGAAGAGGCGGTGAACCTCAGCGGCGACACCTCGCTGGCCGAGGCGATCGACCTGCTGTCCTGCGCCGATGCGGTGGTGTCCAACGACTCCGGCCTGATGCACGTGGCGGCCGCCTTGAATCGCCCGTTGGTGGCGGTGTACGGCTCCACTTCGCCAGGGTTTACCCCGCCGTTGGCCGATAAGGTTGAAGTGGTGCGCCTGGGCCTGGATTGCAGCCCCTGTTTTGAGCGCACCTGCCGTTTCGGCCACTACAATTGCCTGCGCCAGTTGTTGCCGCAGCCGGTCAGCGAAGCCTTGCAGCGGTTGCAGGGCGACGTGGTCGAGGTTCACTGA